TGGTTTTCAGTGCATATTCAAAATCCCTGCTGATGGTGGAACTGCTGAAGCTGTCAATACTGATGATTTCACGCTTTGCGACTGGTTTCCTGACAGCAAAAGTCTGCTGGTTACCCGTTATCAGGAACGTTATCATGATGAATATTTCCGGCTTTATCTGGATGGCAGCCTGGAGAAGATCACCTCTTTTTCTGACTCATTTTCCAGTCTAAACCGCAAGGGTGATAAGATCATATATTGTCGTCGTGGCTATCCATATCGTGAAAGTTATACCGGTTCAGCAAATGGTGATCTCTGGATATATGACATGAAGCAGGAAAAATATATCAGGCTTACGGAAACTGACAACACTGAACGCTACCCTCAATTCTCCATGCAGAATGACCGCATTTTCTTTGGCGCATCTGATGGTGAAGTATTTCAGTTATATCAAGTGGATGATCTTGATTTTTCCACTAAGACGCAGTTAACAAACTTTAAAACATGGTCTTTACGTGATCTGGATGTGGCCTATCAGAATGACCGCATTGTTTTTGAGCACTTTGATCAGATCTGGAAATATGATCCGGATAAAAAGAAAGCTTCAAAACTGGATATCGAGATCAAGTCAGATATTATCGCTGACCCTTTGCAGCAGATAAAGGGCAATAATTGTGGAGAAAACTTTGACGTCTCCAAAGATGGAAAGCTGATTGTTTTCTCCTGGAAATATGATCTTTTTGCCATGCCCGTGGAAGGTGGTGAAGTTAAGCAGATAACTCATGATCAAAAAGGGATTGATGATTTAGTGATCATGGATGATAATAAAACTGTGATATTTACTCAGATAATCAAAGGTGCTCCCCACATGTATCGCTTCAATATTACAGATATTGATGATATAGAAGAGATTAAATGGAGTAAAGATAAATACATTGAATATTTGGATGAACAGTATGGACGCTTGATCGCAGCCTTTTCCCAGATTGGCTCCCGGGCTCAGAAAATTGCTGTGGGTGACAGTCTGGGTAATGATCTGGAAGTTCTCGATATGGAAGAACAATATAATTACGGTGTTCTGGATAAGGAAGGTAGATATTTCCTGTATTCAGTAACGGACTACAGCATCTGGAACAGAGAACTCAAGATATATGACCGTGAAACAAAGGAAATTCATCCAATAGAAACTACAACTTCCTGGTTCTCAACCCCCCGCTGGGGCAAAGATAACAAAAGTGCCTTTTATTCCATGGATGGAGATATATATCGCCTTGATCTCCAACCGAAAAATGATTACTATTATGATGATGAAGATCCCTGGAAAGAAATCCTTAAACCTGAGGATAAGAAAAAGGATGAAGATAAAAAGGAAGAAAAAGATAAAGATGATAAATCTATAGATAAGGAAGAAAAAGAGACGAATTTAGAAATAGATTTTGACGGACTGGATCAGCGTAATACTCGTATTGCGAACGAGGAAGGATATAATTGGGTGGTGTATCTCACTTCTGAGATGGTGTATTATATCAATTCCCTCGATAATGAAAAAACTCTTCGCAAAGTAAAGTATAATGGTGAAGATGATGAAGAGGTTTATGCTTTTGGTAAAGGTATGGATTCTGTCACCTGTCGGGGAAAAGACTGGTATTTCCAGAAAAATGGCTCTTTATTCAAAATGCCTCTCAGTGGAAGCAAACCCGAAAAGATT
This portion of the Candidatus Stygibacter australis genome encodes:
- a CDS encoding S41 family peptidase → PDGENVCFVYLDELWTVDWDGGTARSLTAVDHNVSTPQYSPDGKWIAYMTSRDGFQCIFKIPADGGTAEAVNTDDFTLCDWFPDSKSLLVTRYQERYHDEYFRLYLDGSLEKITSFSDSFSSLNRKGDKIIYCRRGYPYRESYTGSANGDLWIYDMKQEKYIRLTETDNTERYPQFSMQNDRIFFGASDGEVFQLYQVDDLDFSTKTQLTNFKTWSLRDLDVAYQNDRIVFEHFDQIWKYDPDKKKASKLDIEIKSDIIADPLQQIKGNNCGENFDVSKDGKLIVFSWKYDLFAMPVEGGEVKQITHDQKGIDDLVIMDDNKTVIFTQIIKGAPHMYRFNITDIDDIEEIKWSKDKYIEYLDEQYGRLIAAFSQIGSRAQKIAVGDSLGNDLEVLDMEEQYNYGVLDKEGRYFLYSVTDYSIWNRELKIYDRETKEIHPIETTTSWFSTPRWGKDNKSAFYSMDGDIYRLDLQPKNDYYYDDEDPWKEILKPEDKKKDEDKKEEKDKDDKSIDKEEKETNLEIDFDGLDQRNTRIANEEGYNWVVYLTSEMVYYINSLDNEKTLRKVKYNGEDDEEVYAFGKGMDSVTCRGKDWYFQKNGSLFKMPLSGSKPEKIENKFSYEYDRHELNQDIFDQVWRRFGRGFYDPEMHDMNWDKIYKKYQEYLQYAYEPNMMGNIVDEMIGELNASHTGFYPRSDQSYPSVRKARLGATFDLGDFPAKGIRFQKLYRNSSLAQNFDIKPGDVLLSIDGIQVGKNLPFDSLLRDKVNEKIKLTIDVGDSTRTVEVKGINSSRNYNLWYDDWVQSRREKVEELSDGRFAYSHIRGMNNSSYEKFEDELFGMNFDKDALIIDIRFNGGGSTHDSILETLTKKQYGWSTSRRADADKYPTPRDIWDKPIVLLIDEDSFSDAEIFPILFKHLKLGKVIGMPTSGSVIGTGHINFMDGSSMRMPSSGWFEMDYNNMEGDGAQPDIYVPMNPEDYINDNDLQLKRAVEELFKELK